One part of the Anopheles merus strain MAF chromosome 3L, AmerM5.1, whole genome shotgun sequence genome encodes these proteins:
- the LOC121598500 gene encoding uncharacterized protein LOC121598500 isoform X1 — MAPGSSNNQNNNRQTGTKPKSKASKKNAVPQEIVAPTRRDQLQQQLNVLVDWATVSGASSVVQNNNTQQQPQQQHFSGAQHPPTSGQQQQQQHQQQSQGQNVLLKPRNNRTPGEGTCYEIDNLSLQDNSRYIPVRPIVRRNLLNESASGEQNEPHNTAVGVVIPTTPNSALQQTFRLNEGASASGSGGPIGSTHSVNNLLHSGASAGHSASGGASSTGVIPKQQHILNPLLQLQQQQQHQLHQQQQQAGQTRSTSSPLSYRVPDGASQNQLNLNKNSNHRQQQQQQQQHQQQYNQPHLATAAVPSTSSGSRYGSATLPFNTAGATVEETLNQIQEYIKLTTNLISSVQIDNVSGVGRRQQRQRSMGDESCYFVPINSATLEDVRHSDTELNGGPRPQSVQSISTNQSTTPVPPSASCDELRYRMETQSKNMQALKEQQAHLLRLQQAARQQLQEMESIRHMHSASVAPPIESFQTVEQVQDGIGSIMERMRVLSTFIQNQQELSNMLGPEHDADVMADQVILQQKFAELRDKKSQMHNLVSELQNLNMDANRQFDGEAAAVPAEPRNVPIELTHAPAPASDARNATKIFLNGGGSTMEGTSGGLNPVATVEGMSVPAHRQLGEEQRANGHMASSAAADEEDDEGQLNEEEASVLNGTADMLSEKINEINAMKSQLRRLKEMMDTVKLIEMKTGHESIDEEEEDEEDAPEDEEEGDDEEEEGATAIAMQQQQQQQQQPPHARSSRSRSRSMSSAPITLLPDGTTIPNEADGSELSNQEREQLNKRVEALHAMTQDLREQAKSIAAERDRLKHARNDLHKRRNNVMELQQQAQHQSTEKLTNHVASFVSLAGPSGRVPAGPKERQQMELKAELEQKRRELERIEKMTQSIKKNTELSRSAATEGVGAHEPTTSAHVPKPAGPSSVVSSSVESCSGGAGSHHRGTPSTHTTIPPAPAPSAISGSLQNNTAGSNATNDSKTNSADSGVTSDIFAHAQLESASYQSSSTRSFPPPMPDICNRNAAADRYRMKRSELDADGAPVGGGGGGAAGARDHRGSSPWPVFGTSGGAGGLSSSNTGPHSPHYGHPYGPGMHDLSHHAPGAGYVGGGVGAYGSSWSTGGGPYGVAANLLPPHAATPNTPPDPIVFQHIMQTQQMLMNSITQCNQLLWIQQREINNLNNAVLLLQERILGTNSSMLLHETHGPPMAATLIRAESTPPNNGSLNASNAAATTASSMYTRARSEQPMMSHQQSSPYHHPHALHHPTPSSMLQTMPPFTQQPPFSPHAAMPPNHALMSPQPLVPNASQCLPNQPLPRNNTNPLAGQAGLPPSGASAGRLRSSVRPLNINTLNNALYDEQSGGGGGGVAAGTDVGLANEYGNTGSVAPNMINNLCSSSSQPATPTPAMGQQQQQQQPHHHQPHSSSSLRFGQNYNNLNNTVNNNLSNANMQNNHNLYSQQQQQQQESSTQQQTQALNNQVLPGVRANNYWDNFRSYSRQNLLSSNSCKSNEESCSQSGSAGGGGSGGGGGGGASGGVVGTGAGNGIGCAGSGTGSGGGGAAGFSGGSAGGGTGCNTINNQLQRNNSNASNQYMNNQSNKYQQSLNITRNNSLSNANQANSAGLCQELDSSMSHGYHPNQDGSMTDDCAGQMVDHHHPQQQQVVQQQAPLPNVGGQPMHGARAAQQTFQSQQPILPGRQQHRGQPVGTVQAQHPYGHTHQPSVQPQSVQSQHASSGLVHQPSPHQQQIAPQQQQQQQQPHSHHAPLNQSNSLDLGELQFHTNPINLGLANKTHPKASGHKKYPLSLRSCRDAGAGGEGSSGCYVSGGGDMNLASTCTYQHDSKSTSKLFEALKENVYQEVKNLITANESRPHFLIQLFRELQLISSDPLRQRTLQSIQELYNRYIESTLQEENHVNNVGSNNLLASSGLANMPEGVNVGGESINAEQPRNTPPREQRCEESTVELEVVQNYTNLRQQQQQQQQQQQQQQYHYIPAAGSDQTGGNLPATSAGEVLAGGSLPNAPSTSSNSPPGAGRRLSAVRPLNQEQLVPLAVANSEIINIIMGDIVSVINSVDYINDSVLFKIAGVICNHATGGASMDYGQPSGDAGQQHHHHHHHQHHYHHHHARTGQSPAASLLAAASFLSAQGDDPQAGGDMSSGAAGAGSAGGDVFSREDFLRHLESWNRTDKDEFISNLENFLNNILLRSSAVEGEEGDEEEDAITGVPLSVGGQQSAAYANEVPPDGAIGYEGGTAGNPAGSDVGGNGNGMVPFSGEEQRPLESAVVVSSSSSNVVYSSTTYDLAEADQVCDMENPSGNSMAAAGPSGGASSAAIEHPTGGTNFDDRWTVVVQKKPATSAVEEQQVGANGRDEGRTQPRMGGMQQQQQQQQQQTHGGMNGGPSSNNGNIPSGGGGNNGNNINNNWQSEEVADEHLEQTEEQRSSYY; from the exons GTACTCGTCGACTGGGCGACCGTTTCCGGCGCATCGTCGGTGGTGCAGAACAACAACACGCAACaacagccacagcagcagcacttcaGTGGCGCCCAGCACCCGCCGACAagcggccagcagcagcagcagcagcaccagcagcaatcCCAGGGACAGAACGTTCTGCTGAAACCGCGCAACAATCGGACACCAGGCGAGGGCACCTGTTACGAAATCG ATAATCTGTCGCTGCAAGATAACAGCCGCTACATACCGGTGCGCCCGATCGTGCGGCGCAATCTGCTGAACGAAAGTGCCAGCGGCGAACAGAACGAACCGCACAATACGGCAGTCGGTGTGGTGATTCCAACGACTCCCAACTCGGCGCTACAGCAAACCTTCCGCCTGAACGAGGGTGCCTCAGCGAGTGGTAGCGGTGGCCCGATCGGTTCCACACACAGCGTTAACAATCTTCTGCACAGTGGCGCATCGGCGGGACACTCCGCTTCCGGTGGTGCTTCCAGTACGGGCGTCAtaccgaagcagcagcacatccTAAATCCACTTCTGCAGcttcaacaacagcaacagcatcagctacatcagcagcagcagcaagccgGACAGACACGCTCCACTTCTTCGCCGCTAAGCTATCGCGTACCGGATGGTGCCTCTCAGAATCAGCTGAACTTGAACAAAAACTCTAaccatcggcagcagcagcagcagcagcaacagcatcaacagcagtaTAATCAACCGCACCTAGCGACTGCAGCCGTGCCATCGACTTCTTCCGGATCGCGCTACGGGTCCGCCACCTTGCCATTCAACACTGCCGGTGCTACGGTCGAGGAGACGCTAAATCAGATCCAGGAGTACATCAAGCTTACCACCAATTTGATCTCATCGGTGCAGATTGATAACGTGAGTGGCGTTGGCCGGCGGCAGCAGAGACAGAGAAGTATGGGAGACGAGAGTTGTTACTTTGTGCCGATTAACTCCGCCACACTGGAGGACGTGCGGCACTCCGATACGGAG CTGAACGGTGGCCCTCGGCCGCAATCGGTGCAAAGCATCAGCACGAATCAATCGACAACGCCCGTGCCACCGTCCGCGTCCTGCGACGAGTTGCGCTACCGCATGGAGACGCAGTCGAAAAACATGCAGGCGTTAAAGGAGCAGCAGGCGCACCTGCTTCGCCTGCAGCAAGCGGCCCGGCAGCAGCTGCAAGAGATGGAATCGATTCGCCATATGCATTCGGCTAGCGTAGCGCCACCGATCGAATCGTTCCAAACGGTCGAGCAGGTGCAGGACGGCATCGGCAGCATCATGGAGCGGATGCGCGTCCTCTCCACCTTCATACAGAACCAGCAGGAGCTGAGCAACATGCTCGGCCCCGAGCACGATGCGGACGTGATGGCGGACCAGGTGATACTGcagcaaaagtttgccgaaCTGCGCGATAAAAAGAGTCAGATGCATAATCTCGTGTCGGAGCTGCAGAATCTGAACATGGACGCAAACCGGCAGTTTGACGGTGAGGCTGCCGCTGTGCCCGCGGAACCACGGAACGTGCCGATCGAGCTGACGCACGCTCCGGCCCCGGCGTCCGACGCAAGGAATGCTACGAAAATCTTTCTCAACGGAGGCGGCAGCACGATGGAAGGTACGAGCGGTGGATTGAACCCGGTGGCCACTGTCGAGGGCATGTCCGTGCCGGCGCACCGGCAGCTGGGTGAAGAGCAACGGGCCAACGGGCATATGGCGTCGTCCGCTGCGGCGGACGAGGAAGACGACGAAGGACAGCTGAACGAAGAGGAAGCTTCGGTGTTGAACGGCACAGCCGACATGTTGAGCGAAAAGATCAATGAAATCAACGCGATGAAGTCGCAGCTGCGCCGATTGAAGGAGATGATGGACACGGTGAAGCTGATCGAGATGAAAACGGGCCACGAGTCGATCgacgaggaagaggaggacgaAGAGGATGCGCCCGAGGACGAGGAAGAGGGCGATGACGAGGAAGAGGAGGGAGCTACGGCGATtgcaatgcagcagcagcagcagcaacaacaacagccgcCTCACGCACGTTCTAGCAGAAGTCGTTCCCGTTCGATGAGCTCGGCGCCGATAACGCTGCTGCCGGACGGTACGACCATCCCGAACGAGGCGGACGGCAGTGAGCTGTCCAACCAGGAGCGCGAGCAGCTAAACAAGCGCGTCGAAGCGCTGCATGCGATGACGCAGGATTTGCGCGAGCAGGCGAAATCGATCGCGGCCGAGCGCGATCGCCTGAAGCACGCCCGGAACGATCTGCACAAGCGCCGGAACAATGTGAtggagctgcagcagcaggcccAGCATCAGTCGACCGAGAAGCTGACGAACCACGTCGCCTCGTTCGTGTCGCTGGCCGGGCCGAGCGGCCGTGTGCCGGCCGGCCCGaaggaacgccagcagatgGAGCTGAAGGCCGAGCTGGAGCAGAAGAGGCGCGAGCTGGAGCGGATCGAAAAGATGACGCAGAGCATCAAGAAAAACACGGAACTGTCGCGCTCGGCCGCAACGGAAGGCGTTGGTGCGCATGAGCCGACCACATCGGCCCACGTCCCGAAACCGGCCGGCCCATCGTCGGTGGTTTCGTCCTCGGTGGAGTCGTGCAGTGGTGGTGCGGGATCGCATCACCGCGGCACACCGTCCACGCACACGACCATTCCGCCCGCACCGGCACCGTCGGCCATTAGCGGCTCGCTGCAGAACAATACCGCCGGCAGCAATGCGACGAACGATTCGAAAACCAACTCCGCCGACTCGGGCGTGACGTCGGATATCTTCGCTCACGCGCAGCTCGAGTCGGCCAGCTACCAGTCGAGCAGTACGCGCAGCTTCCCACCGCCCATGCCGGACATTTGCAACCGCAATGCCGCTGCGGATCGGTATCGAATGAAGCGCAGCGAGCTGGATGCGGACGGTGCTCCagtcggcggtggtggtggtggtgccgccggAGCTCGAGATCATCGTGGCTCTTCGCCGTGGCCAGTGTTTGGGACGAGTGGCGGGGCGGGCGGATTGTCCAGCTCGAACACGGGCCCCCACAGTCCCCATTACGGGCATCCGTACGGGCCGGGAATGCACGACCTGTCGCACCATGCGCCCGGCGCTGGGTACGTTGGGGGAGGTGTCGGTGCGTACGGCAGCAGCTGGAGCACGGGAGGCGGTCCGTACGGGGTAGCGGCCAACTTGCTGCCTCCTCACGCCGCCACCCCGAACACACCGCCCGATCCGATCGTCTTTCAGCACATCATGCAGACGCAGCAGATGCTGATGAACTCGATCACGCAGTGCAATCAGCTGCTGTGGATTCAGCAACGTGAAATCAACAATCTCAACAATGCGGTCTTGTTG CTCCAGGAGCGCATTCTcggcaccaacagcagcatgcTGCTGCACGAAACCCACGGCCCACCGATGGCGGCCACGTTGATTCGGGCCGAGTCGACGCCACCGAACAACGGCTCGTTGAACGCGTCGAATGCGGCGGCCACCACGGCAAGCAGCATGTACACGCGGGCCCGCTCCGAACAGCCGATGATGTCCCACCAGCAATCCTCTCCCTACCATCACCCCCATGCCCTTCACCATCCCACACCATCCTCCATGCTGCAGACCATGCCACCCTTCACGCAGCAGCCGCCCTTCAGTCCGCACGCTGCCATGCCGCCCAATCACGCCCTGATGTCCCCACAGCCGCTGGTGCCCAACGCCTCGCAATGCTTGCCGAACCAACCGCTGCCGCGTAACAATACTAACCCCCTCGCCGGCCAGGCTGGACTGCCACCGAGCGGTGCCAGTGCGGGACGGTTGCGCTCCAGTGTGCGTCCGCTTAACATTAACACGCTTAACAACGCGCTGTACGATGAACAgtccggcggtggtggtggtggcgttgcTGCCGGCACGGATGTCGGGCTGGCGAACGAGTACGGCAACACCGGATCGGTCGCACCGAACATGATAAACAAtctgtgcagcagcagctcgcagCCGGCTACACCGACCCCGGCCAtgggccagcagcagcagcagcagcagcctcaccaccatcagccgcactcgtcgtcgtcgttgcgcTTCGGGCAAAACTACAACAATCTCAACAACACCGTTAACAACAACCTGTCCAACGCAAACATGCAGAACAATCACAATCTGTAcagccagcaacagcaacagcagcaagagTCCTCCACCCAGCAGCAAACGCAAGCCCTCAACAACCAGGTGCTGCCGGGTGTGAGGGCCAATAACTATTGGGATAACTTCCGAAG CTACTCAAGACAAAATCTTCTATCGAGCAACAGCTGCAAAAGCAATGAGGAATCATGCTCCCAGAGTGGCAGtgctggtggcggtggtagtggtggtggtggcggcggcggtgccAGTGGTGGTGTTGTCGGAACGGGAGCAGGCAATGGGATTGGATGTGCCGGGTCCGGAACTGGcagtggaggaggaggagcagctgGATTCAGTGGCGGCAGTGCTGGCGGTGGAACGGGTTGCAATACGATCAACAATCAGCTGCagcgcaacaacagcaatgCGTCGAACCAGTACATGAACAACCAGAGCAACAAGTACCAGCAGTCGCTCAACATCACGCGCAACAACTCGCTGAGCAATGCGAACCAGGCGAACAGTGCCGGTTTGTGCCAGGAGCTGGACTCGTCCATGTCCCACGGGTACCATCCGAATCAGGACGGCTCGATGACCGATGACTGCGCAGGGCAAATGGTtgaccatcatcatccgcagcagcagcaggtggtGCAGCAACAAGCACCACTGCCGAATGTCGGCGGCCAGCCGATGCACGGAGCAAGAGCTGCGCAGCAAACGTTCCAGTCACAGCAACCGATCCTACCCGGGCGTCAACAGCATCGCGGCCAGCCAGTGGGAACGGTTCAAGCGCAGCATCCGTACGGCCACACACACCAACCGAGCGTACAGCCTCAGTCGGTCCAGTCGCAACATGCATCGTCCGGTTTGGTGCATCAGCCATCTCCACATCAGCAACAAATTGcgccgcaacagcagcagcagcagcagcaaccacactCCCACCATGCACCCCTGAACCAGTCCAATTCGCTCGATCTCGGCGAGCTACAGTTTCACACGAACCCGATCAATCTGGGGCTGGCGAACAAAACGCACCCGAAAGCGAGCGGACACAAGAAGTATCCGCTTTCGCTACGCTCCTGCCGGGATGCGGGTGCCGGCGGGGAAGGCAGCAGCGGATGCTACGTGTCCGGCGGTGGTGATATGAATCTGGCGTCCACCTGCACCTATCAGCATGATTCAAA GTCGACCTCGAAGCTGTTCGAAGCGCTGAAGGAAAACGTTTACCAGGAGGTGAAGAATCTCATTACGGCCAACGAATCGCGGCCCCACTTTCTCATCCAGCTGTTCCGGGAGCTGCAGCTCATTTCCTCCGATCCGCTGCGCCAGCGCACGCTGCAATCGATCCAGGAGCTGTACAACCGCTACATTGAGTCGACGCTGCAGGAGGAAAACCATGTGAACAATGTGGGAAGCAACAATTTGCTCGCCTCGTCCGGGTTGGCCAACATGCCGGAAGGTGTAAATGTTGGTGGGGAAAGCATCAATGCGGAGCAGCCGCGCAACACGCCACCACGGGAGCAAAGATGCGAAGAGTCTACCGTTGAGCTGGAGGTGGTCCAAAACTATACGAATCTtcgtcaacagcagcagcagcaacaacagcagcagcagcagcagcaatatcATTACATTCCTGCTGCTGGATCGGATCAGACGGGAGGAAACCTTCCGGCCACGTCCGCTGGTGAGGTACTAGCAGGCGGCTCCTTACCGAATGCGCCCTCCACATCGTCAAACTCACCGCCCGGGGCTGGCCGTCGCCTTTCCGCCGTTCGGCCGCTTAACCAGGAGCAGCTTGTCCCCTTGGCGGTGGCCAACTCGGAgatcatcaacatcattaTGGGCGACATTGTGTCCGTGATCAACTCGGTCGATTACATCAACGATTCGGTGCTGTTCAAGATCGCGGGCGTCATCTGCAACCATGCGACCGGTGGAGCGTCGATGGATTACGGCCAACCCAGTGGCGACGCCGGCCAgcaacatcaccatcatcatcaccatcagcaccattaccatcatcaccatgcGCGGACGGGACAGTCGCCGGCCGCATCGTTGCTGGCCGCTGCCTCATTCCTCTCCGCCCAAGGCGATGATCCACAAGCGGGTGGTGACATGAGCAGCGGTGCCGCCGGTGCTGGCAGTGCCGGTGGGGACGTGTTCAGTCGGGAGGACTTTTTGCGCCACCTGGAAAGCTGGAATCGCACGGACAAGGACGAGTTTATATCCAATTTGGAGAACTTTCTGAACAACATTCTGCTCAGATCGTCCGCCGTGGAGGGAGAGGAGggggacgaggaggaggacgcaATCACGGGCGTGCCACTGTCGGTGGGAGGTCAGCAAAGTGCGGCCTACGCGAACGAGGTACCGCCTGACGGTGCGATCGGCTACGAGGGAGGCACCGCGGGCAATCCCGCGGGCAGTGATGTTGGGGGGAATGGCAATGGGATGGTCCCGTTCAGCGGGGAAGAGCAACGTCCGCTGGAATCGGCCGTAGTGGTCAGCTCGAGCTCGTCCAACGTGGTGTACTCGTCGACGACGTACGATCTGGCCGAAGCGGATCAAGTGTGCGATATGGAAAATCCATCCGGCAACAGTATGGCAGCGGCTGGCCCTAGTGGGGGAGCTTCCTCCGCTGCCATCGAGCATCCGACCGGTGGGACCAACTTCGACGATCGCTGGACCGTTGTGGTGCAGAAGAAGCCGGCTACTTCGGCGGTGGAAGAACAGCAGGTTGGAGCGAACGGCCGCGATGAGGGACGAACTCAACCAAGGATGGGTggaatgcagcagcagcagcagcagcagcagcaacagacacATGGTGGCATGAACGGTGGGCCTAGCAGTAACAATGGAAACATCCCATCCGGAGGGGGAGGAAACAAtggcaacaacatcaacaacaattgGCAGTCCGAAGAGGTTGCCGATGAGCATTTGGAACAGACCGAG GAACAACGTTCATCCTACTATTGA